In the genome of Oncorhynchus clarkii lewisi isolate Uvic-CL-2024 chromosome 4, UVic_Ocla_1.0, whole genome shotgun sequence, one region contains:
- the LOC139407139 gene encoding centrosomal protein of 85 kDa-like isoform X1 — protein sequence MWGRNEFEDGFDTFKTGSNTSPPGWVPGCESSWQGTSSAPGTSNRGRRHSGASDSGDTGIGTSCSDSVEDHSSSSTTLSFQPLRSQGALPTAHVMPSPSTGPKLSTVPSPGSNPWSSCQLPSPLDSPLDMKDPRPVRRWSSLTRLSPQEKTIPGGRAAYRSDPHGSLDRGVLYGYRHDPLGPTDPYLSHLHSPGAEARYKYPLSTKTDSHSACSSPLKPNTLDLTYSALPETKHPGVGLTVPSQRGLPLGHQTVGGSPIQPAVRTQMWLSEQMEYRPPGPGPELCGALSAWQQEQQQRERLRQEAELNQMLGGASLPVNTLVKIKEGLLRQRELEIDRQKQQILQLHARIRENELKAQQVLQSQKGRCDDPCLLKAKESPYDSPVAQSHPQLHLQLHPQHQLQPQVPDRMSPLCCDNGELGRKLAAAELEVIHLNEFLKQNTQKYTEDIKKLEDKMKTRDRYINSLKKKCQRESEQNQEKQQRIETLEKYLADLPSLDEVQTQAQQLEESQGKAQGLQDTVARLEKNLEEGRTVLQEKEDLIETQCKREKELVAAVQSLQEKVEQCLEDGVRLPMLDLKQLEVENARLQEQQATTSKLIDNQKNQIEKLTLELTAVEQRLQKERCLSQELQQQLQEKDEALDAFSCTLHQNRRQVEEGVVVRQGSGGQGPEAGPLLKEMSLCLLDLKALCSILTQRAQGKEPNLALLLGIKSMSMSGEENDNSLVEDNLRAKLLEVGQLRKDIDDLRTAISDRYAQDMGDNCVTQ from the exons accacTCCAGCTCCAGCACCACCTTGTCCTTCCAGCCGCTGCGCTCCCAAGGTGCCCTCCCCACGGCCCACGTCATGCCCTCGCCCTCCACCGGCCCCAAGCTCAGCACAGTGCCCTCCCCTGGGAGCAACCCCTGGTCTTCCTGCCAGCTGCCCTCGCCCCTCGACAGCCCCCTGGACATGAAGGACCCCCGGCCCGTCCGCCGCTGGTCCTCCCTCACCCGCCTCAGCCCCCAGGAGAAGACCATCCCCGGGGGTCGGGCCGCGTACCGCTCTGACCCCCATGGCTCCCTGGACAGAGGGGTGCTCTACGGTTACAGGCATGACCCTCTGGGCCCCACGGACCCCTACCTATCCCACCTGCACTCCCCAGGGGCCGAGGCCAGGTACAAGTACCCCCTGAGTACTAAGACAGACTCTCACTCTGCCTGCTCGTCCCCACTCAAACCCAACACTTTAGACCTGACCTACAGTGCCTTACCGGAGACCAAGCACCCTGGCGTCGGGCTGACGGTACCCAGCCAGAGGGGCCTACCACTGGGCCACCAGACAGTAGGAGGGTCTCCCATCCAGCCAGCAGTGAGGACCCAGATGTGGCTGAGTGAGCAGATGGAGTACCGGCCCCCCGGCCCCGGGCCAGAGCTGTGTGGGGCCCTGTCGGCCTggcaacaggagcagcagcagaggGAGAGGCTACGGCAAGAGGCCGAGCtcaaccag ATGCTGGGCGGAGCCTCCCTTCCTGTGAACACGCTGGTGAAGATCAAAGAGGGCCTTCTGCgacagagagagctggagattgACAG ACAGAAGCAGCAGATCCTACAGCTCCACGCTCGGATCAGGGAGAACGAGCTGAAAGCGCAACAGGTCCTCCAGAGCCAGAAGGGGCGCTGTGACGACCCCTGTCTACTCAAAGCTAAG GAGTCTCCATATGACAGCCCAGTGGCTCAGTCACACCCCCAGCTCCATCTGCAGCTCCACCCCCAgcaccagctccagccccaggtCCCAGACAGGATGAGCCCTCTGTGCTGTGACAACGGGGAGCTGGGCCGTAAGCTGGCCGCTGCAGAGCTGGAGGTCATCCACCTCAACGAGTTCCTCAAACAGAACACCCAGAAATACACAGAGGACATCAAGAAGCTGGAGGATAAG ATGAAGACGCGTGACCGCTACATCAACAGCCTGAAGAAGAAGTGTCAGCGGGAGAGTGAGCAGAACCAGGAGAAGCAGCAGAGGATAGAAACCCTGGAGAAGTACCTGGCTGACCTGCCTTCCCTGGATGAGGTCCAGACCCAGGCCCAGCAG CTGGAGGAGAGTCAGGGGAAGGCCCAGGGCCTGCAGGACACAGTGGCTCGTCTGGAGAAAAACCTGGAGGAAGGCCGCACCGTGCTGCAGGAGAAAGAGGACCTGATTGAGACCCAGTGCAAGAGGGAGAAGGAGCTGGTGGCTGCTGTGCAGAG CCTGCAGGAGAAGGTGGAGCAGTGTCTTGAGGACGGCGTACGGCTCCCCATGCTGGACCTAAAGCAGCTGGAGGTAGAGAACGCAAGACTACAGGAACAGCAAGCCACCACCAGCAAG CTGATAGACAATCAGAAGAACCAGATAGAAAAACTCACCCTTGAGCTGACG GCTGTAGAGCAGAGGCTGCAGAAGGAGCGATGTCTCTCCCAAGAGCTCCAGCAACAGCTGCAGGAGAAGGACGAGGCCCTGGATGCCTTTTCCTGCACCCTCCACCAG AACCGAAGGCAGGTGGAGGAGGGCGTGGTGGTACGTCAGGGCAGCGGGGGCCAAGGCCCCGAAGCCGGGCCCTTACTTAAGGAGATGTCCCTGTGTTTGCTGGACCTCAAGGCCCTCTGTAGTATCCTCACCCAGAGGGCCCAGGGCAAGGAGCCTAACCTGGCACTGCTACTGGGCATCAAAT CGATGAGCATGTCAGGGGAGGAGAATGACAACTCTCTGGTGGAGGACAACTTGCGGGCCAAGCTGCTGGAGGTTGGCCAGCTGAGGAAGGACATTGACGACCTGCGCACTGCCATCTCCGACCGCTACGCACAGGACATGGGCGACAACTGTGTGACGCAATGA
- the LOC139407139 gene encoding centrosomal protein of 85 kDa-like isoform X2, with protein sequence MKKNLCSNTSPPGWVPGCESSWQGTSSAPGTSNRGRRHSGASDSGDTGIGTSCSDSVEDHSSSSTTLSFQPLRSQGALPTAHVMPSPSTGPKLSTVPSPGSNPWSSCQLPSPLDSPLDMKDPRPVRRWSSLTRLSPQEKTIPGGRAAYRSDPHGSLDRGVLYGYRHDPLGPTDPYLSHLHSPGAEARYKYPLSTKTDSHSACSSPLKPNTLDLTYSALPETKHPGVGLTVPSQRGLPLGHQTVGGSPIQPAVRTQMWLSEQMEYRPPGPGPELCGALSAWQQEQQQRERLRQEAELNQMLGGASLPVNTLVKIKEGLLRQRELEIDRQKQQILQLHARIRENELKAQQVLQSQKGRCDDPCLLKAKESPYDSPVAQSHPQLHLQLHPQHQLQPQVPDRMSPLCCDNGELGRKLAAAELEVIHLNEFLKQNTQKYTEDIKKLEDKMKTRDRYINSLKKKCQRESEQNQEKQQRIETLEKYLADLPSLDEVQTQAQQLEESQGKAQGLQDTVARLEKNLEEGRTVLQEKEDLIETQCKREKELVAAVQSLQEKVEQCLEDGVRLPMLDLKQLEVENARLQEQQATTSKLIDNQKNQIEKLTLELTAVEQRLQKERCLSQELQQQLQEKDEALDAFSCTLHQNRRQVEEGVVVRQGSGGQGPEAGPLLKEMSLCLLDLKALCSILTQRAQGKEPNLALLLGIKSMSMSGEENDNSLVEDNLRAKLLEVGQLRKDIDDLRTAISDRYAQDMGDNCVTQ encoded by the exons accacTCCAGCTCCAGCACCACCTTGTCCTTCCAGCCGCTGCGCTCCCAAGGTGCCCTCCCCACGGCCCACGTCATGCCCTCGCCCTCCACCGGCCCCAAGCTCAGCACAGTGCCCTCCCCTGGGAGCAACCCCTGGTCTTCCTGCCAGCTGCCCTCGCCCCTCGACAGCCCCCTGGACATGAAGGACCCCCGGCCCGTCCGCCGCTGGTCCTCCCTCACCCGCCTCAGCCCCCAGGAGAAGACCATCCCCGGGGGTCGGGCCGCGTACCGCTCTGACCCCCATGGCTCCCTGGACAGAGGGGTGCTCTACGGTTACAGGCATGACCCTCTGGGCCCCACGGACCCCTACCTATCCCACCTGCACTCCCCAGGGGCCGAGGCCAGGTACAAGTACCCCCTGAGTACTAAGACAGACTCTCACTCTGCCTGCTCGTCCCCACTCAAACCCAACACTTTAGACCTGACCTACAGTGCCTTACCGGAGACCAAGCACCCTGGCGTCGGGCTGACGGTACCCAGCCAGAGGGGCCTACCACTGGGCCACCAGACAGTAGGAGGGTCTCCCATCCAGCCAGCAGTGAGGACCCAGATGTGGCTGAGTGAGCAGATGGAGTACCGGCCCCCCGGCCCCGGGCCAGAGCTGTGTGGGGCCCTGTCGGCCTggcaacaggagcagcagcagaggGAGAGGCTACGGCAAGAGGCCGAGCtcaaccag ATGCTGGGCGGAGCCTCCCTTCCTGTGAACACGCTGGTGAAGATCAAAGAGGGCCTTCTGCgacagagagagctggagattgACAG ACAGAAGCAGCAGATCCTACAGCTCCACGCTCGGATCAGGGAGAACGAGCTGAAAGCGCAACAGGTCCTCCAGAGCCAGAAGGGGCGCTGTGACGACCCCTGTCTACTCAAAGCTAAG GAGTCTCCATATGACAGCCCAGTGGCTCAGTCACACCCCCAGCTCCATCTGCAGCTCCACCCCCAgcaccagctccagccccaggtCCCAGACAGGATGAGCCCTCTGTGCTGTGACAACGGGGAGCTGGGCCGTAAGCTGGCCGCTGCAGAGCTGGAGGTCATCCACCTCAACGAGTTCCTCAAACAGAACACCCAGAAATACACAGAGGACATCAAGAAGCTGGAGGATAAG ATGAAGACGCGTGACCGCTACATCAACAGCCTGAAGAAGAAGTGTCAGCGGGAGAGTGAGCAGAACCAGGAGAAGCAGCAGAGGATAGAAACCCTGGAGAAGTACCTGGCTGACCTGCCTTCCCTGGATGAGGTCCAGACCCAGGCCCAGCAG CTGGAGGAGAGTCAGGGGAAGGCCCAGGGCCTGCAGGACACAGTGGCTCGTCTGGAGAAAAACCTGGAGGAAGGCCGCACCGTGCTGCAGGAGAAAGAGGACCTGATTGAGACCCAGTGCAAGAGGGAGAAGGAGCTGGTGGCTGCTGTGCAGAG CCTGCAGGAGAAGGTGGAGCAGTGTCTTGAGGACGGCGTACGGCTCCCCATGCTGGACCTAAAGCAGCTGGAGGTAGAGAACGCAAGACTACAGGAACAGCAAGCCACCACCAGCAAG CTGATAGACAATCAGAAGAACCAGATAGAAAAACTCACCCTTGAGCTGACG GCTGTAGAGCAGAGGCTGCAGAAGGAGCGATGTCTCTCCCAAGAGCTCCAGCAACAGCTGCAGGAGAAGGACGAGGCCCTGGATGCCTTTTCCTGCACCCTCCACCAG AACCGAAGGCAGGTGGAGGAGGGCGTGGTGGTACGTCAGGGCAGCGGGGGCCAAGGCCCCGAAGCCGGGCCCTTACTTAAGGAGATGTCCCTGTGTTTGCTGGACCTCAAGGCCCTCTGTAGTATCCTCACCCAGAGGGCCCAGGGCAAGGAGCCTAACCTGGCACTGCTACTGGGCATCAAAT CGATGAGCATGTCAGGGGAGGAGAATGACAACTCTCTGGTGGAGGACAACTTGCGGGCCAAGCTGCTGGAGGTTGGCCAGCTGAGGAAGGACATTGACGACCTGCGCACTGCCATCTCCGACCGCTACGCACAGGACATGGGCGACAACTGTGTGACGCAATGA